The Methylomagnum ishizawai genome has a window encoding:
- a CDS encoding ParA family protein → MRRVIFNQKGGVGKSTITCNLAAISAAEGKKTLVIDMDIQGNSTHYLLGDKVPDPDATLAHFFKETLSLNPFSKGQEGLDDNIHATPFPNLYVLPSHPEMEPLQGRLESRYKIYKLREALDQLQGYERVYIDTPPILNFFSRSALIASHACLIPFDCDQFSRDALYTLLAAIAEIKADHNNGLQIEGIIANQYQGRATLPRQMVNALLSEGQPVLKTKLSPSVKVRESHSESRPLIHYAPDHKLTKEFKALHKEIHKKQA, encoded by the coding sequence ATGCGCAGGGTCATTTTCAATCAGAAAGGGGGGGTGGGTAAGTCCACGATCACCTGTAACCTCGCCGCCATCAGCGCCGCCGAAGGCAAGAAAACGCTGGTCATCGACATGGACATCCAGGGCAATTCCACCCATTACCTGCTCGGCGACAAGGTGCCCGACCCCGACGCCACCCTGGCGCATTTCTTCAAGGAAACCCTGAGCCTCAATCCGTTCAGCAAGGGCCAGGAAGGACTGGACGACAACATCCACGCCACGCCCTTCCCCAACCTCTACGTGCTGCCCTCGCACCCGGAAATGGAACCCCTGCAAGGCCGCCTGGAATCGCGCTACAAAATCTACAAGCTGCGCGAGGCGCTGGACCAACTCCAAGGCTACGAGCGCGTCTATATCGACACGCCGCCGATCCTGAACTTTTTCAGCCGCTCGGCCCTGATCGCCAGCCATGCCTGCCTGATCCCGTTCGATTGCGACCAATTCTCCCGCGACGCCCTCTACACCTTGTTGGCCGCCATCGCCGAGATCAAAGCCGACCACAACAACGGCCTCCAAATCGAGGGCATCATCGCCAACCAATACCAAGGCCGCGCCACCCTGCCCCGGCAGATGGTCAACGCCCTGTTGTCCGAGGGCCAGCCGGTGCTGAAGACCAAGCTCTCGCCCTCGGTCAAGGTGCGGGAGTCCCACAGCGAATCCCGGCCCTTGATCCATTACGCCCCGGATCATAAATTGACCAAGGAATTCAAAGCGCTGCACAAGGAAATCCACAAGAAGCAGGCTTGA
- the lpxC gene encoding UDP-3-O-acyl-N-acetylglucosamine deacetylase has product MIRQRTLKNVIRATGVGLHTGEKVYLTLRPAAANTGIVFRRVDLPEPVVIEARPQNVGETTLSTTLVKDGVKISTVEHLLSALAGLGIDNAYVDVSAPEVPIMDGSAGPFVFLIQSAGVEEQSSPKRFIRIKKAVRVEDGDKWACFEPYDGFKVTFTIDFDHPAFLKDTQTASIDFSSTSFVKEVSRARTFGFMRDIEALRKRRLALGGSMDNAVVVDNYRVLNEDGLRYADEFVKHKILDAIGDLYLLGHSLIGSFTGHKSGHGLNNQLLRELLLQTDAWEAVTFNDDEVLPIYFMRLAQGAR; this is encoded by the coding sequence ATGATCAGGCAAAGAACACTGAAGAATGTCATCAGAGCGACCGGCGTGGGTTTGCATACCGGCGAAAAGGTTTATCTCACCCTGCGCCCGGCGGCGGCCAACACCGGGATCGTGTTCCGCCGGGTGGACCTGCCCGAGCCGGTGGTGATCGAGGCCCGGCCCCAGAACGTCGGCGAAACCACGCTGTCCACCACCCTGGTCAAGGACGGCGTGAAAATCTCCACGGTCGAGCATCTGTTGTCGGCGCTGGCGGGCCTCGGCATCGACAACGCCTACGTCGATGTCAGCGCCCCGGAAGTGCCGATCATGGACGGCAGCGCCGGTCCCTTCGTCTTCCTGATCCAGTCCGCCGGGGTCGAGGAGCAGAGCTCGCCCAAGCGCTTCATCCGCATCAAGAAGGCGGTGCGGGTCGAGGACGGCGACAAATGGGCCTGCTTCGAGCCCTACGACGGCTTCAAGGTGACTTTCACCATCGACTTCGACCATCCCGCCTTCCTCAAGGACACCCAGACCGCCAGCATCGACTTCTCCTCGACCTCGTTCGTCAAGGAAGTCAGCCGGGCGCGCACCTTCGGCTTCATGCGCGACATCGAAGCGCTCAGGAAGCGCCGCCTGGCCCTGGGCGGCAGCATGGACAACGCCGTGGTGGTGGACAATTATCGTGTGCTTAACGAAGACGGTCTTCGCTACGCGGACGAATTCGTCAAGCACAAGATTCTCGACGCCATCGGCGATTTATATTTGCTGGGCCATAGCCTGATCGGCTCGTTCACCGGCCACAAATCCGGCCACGGCCTCAACAACCAATTGCTGCGGGAACTCCTGCTGCAAACCGACGCCTGGGAAGCGGTCACTTTCAACGACGACGAAGTGCTGCCGATCTACTTCATGCGGCTCGCCCAAGGGGCGCGCTGA